A genomic segment from Sorangium aterium encodes:
- a CDS encoding lycopene cyclase domain-containing protein has product MSHEFLLLSLLFLVPGGVIWLARPDLRPLMKRMALASLPFAAAERLFYPRYWAPKFLFDLADRIGFGIEDVLFVVGLSGFSSTVYAVVFRRAPVPCAARGARPWRRAAAAIALVLAVAGALLAAGVPVLYASVTAMVAVAAALGAARADLLVPGLLGALLSAALYLGLCLVFAALVPSVFERTWRPSVLLPGRALLGVPLDEILYGLGAGFAATVFPAWAFGFRYGRAGSDGD; this is encoded by the coding sequence ATGTCGCACGAGTTCCTGCTGCTCTCGTTGCTCTTCCTCGTGCCAGGGGGCGTCATCTGGCTCGCGCGCCCGGATCTGCGCCCCCTGATGAAGCGGATGGCGCTCGCCTCGCTGCCGTTCGCGGCGGCCGAGCGGCTGTTCTACCCGAGGTACTGGGCCCCGAAGTTCCTGTTCGACCTGGCCGATCGGATCGGGTTCGGCATCGAGGACGTGCTGTTCGTCGTCGGGCTCAGCGGATTCTCCTCGACCGTCTATGCCGTGGTGTTCCGCCGCGCGCCCGTGCCCTGCGCGGCGCGGGGGGCGCGGCCGTGGCGGCGGGCGGCGGCGGCGATCGCGCTCGTGCTCGCGGTGGCCGGGGCGCTGCTCGCGGCGGGGGTGCCCGTGCTCTATGCGTCGGTGACGGCGATGGTGGCGGTCGCCGCGGCGCTCGGCGCGGCGCGTGCCGATCTGCTCGTGCCGGGCCTGCTCGGAGCGCTCCTGTCGGCGGCGCTCTATCTCGGCCTGTGCCTCGTCTTCGCCGCGCTCGTGCCTTCCGTGTTCGAGCGCACCTGGCGGCCCAGCGTGCTGCTGCCAGGGAGGGCGCTGCTCGGCGTGCCGCTCGACGAGATCCTCTACGGGCTCGGCGCGGGGTTCGCGGCCACGGTGTTCCCGGCGTGGGCGTTCGGGTTCAGGTACGGGCGCGCCGGAAGCGACGGGGATTGA
- a CDS encoding prenyltransferase: MSARPGALRAWLDASRLASQPSIALPLLLGQLVGAQAAGRPLDLGTLAAVQLFGLLDQLFIVYANDVADRETDRRNRTATPFSGGSRVLVEGRLSPRALGAAAAVCAAALVAVSAALAAALATAAAPLLVLLAIAALLLLWAYSYPPLRLSYRGGGELLQMVGVGAVLPLYGYIAQGGDPARFPFALLAFLLPSHLGCAIATALPDEPSDRESGKRTLPVRVGGERAARWVVLLNGLSLLLAPVGLGAVGLRPGAGLLAPAAAALVVLLARPAPPGSRLLLVRVAAAGAATLALVGSTAIALAAR; encoded by the coding sequence ATGAGCGCCCGGCCGGGCGCGCTTCGAGCGTGGCTCGATGCGTCGCGGCTGGCCTCGCAGCCGAGCATCGCGCTCCCGCTGCTGCTCGGGCAGCTCGTCGGCGCGCAGGCGGCCGGCCGACCGCTCGACCTGGGGACGCTCGCGGCGGTCCAGCTGTTCGGCCTGCTGGACCAGCTCTTCATCGTCTACGCGAACGACGTCGCCGATCGGGAGACCGATCGCCGCAACAGGACCGCCACGCCCTTCTCGGGCGGCTCGCGCGTGCTCGTCGAGGGGCGCCTCTCGCCCCGCGCGCTCGGCGCGGCGGCCGCCGTGTGCGCCGCGGCGCTCGTGGCCGTCTCCGCGGCGCTCGCCGCGGCGCTGGCGACCGCCGCAGCGCCGCTCCTCGTGCTCCTCGCGATCGCGGCGCTCCTGCTCCTCTGGGCCTACAGCTACCCGCCGCTTCGCCTGTCGTACCGCGGCGGCGGGGAGCTGCTCCAGATGGTCGGCGTCGGCGCGGTCCTGCCGCTCTACGGTTACATCGCCCAGGGGGGCGACCCCGCGCGTTTTCCCTTCGCGCTGCTCGCGTTCCTGCTGCCGAGCCACCTCGGCTGCGCGATCGCCACCGCGCTCCCGGACGAGCCCTCGGATCGCGAGAGCGGCAAGCGGACGCTGCCGGTGCGCGTGGGCGGAGAGCGCGCGGCTCGGTGGGTGGTCCTCCTGAACGGGCTCTCGCTCCTGCTCGCGCCGGTCGGCCTGGGCGCCGTGGGCCTGCGCCCGGGGGCGGGCCTGCTCGCGCCGGCGGCGGCGGCGCTCGTCGTGCTGCTGGCCCGCCCGGCGCCGCCGGGCTCGCGCCTGCTGCTGGTCCGGGTCGCGGCGGCGGGCGCGGCGACGCTGGCGCTGGTCGGCTCGACCGCCATCGCGCTCGCAGCGCGCTGA
- a CDS encoding ferrochelatase has translation MTGIAVIPPEERDALARLTPLQGARASVAPGRPCAPTPVALVEQIVSGSEDAERARAFARGLGEIICAVADNFPDNIFWDLDYLACCLWQAGSAPAIGDFARRVVSLCLGFGNKSKLRFRYAHDFLYGYDWARWVMRKPDERAGIGPFDVSFFDYLDGRQRTLIELVASNDRKYSQLNGREYRNPFSFIREPPEESQLHCLLAQVDLIPLKAWRLDGERRWDLPFTDLRAKLADRLGLSRGEGR, from the coding sequence ATGACGGGCATCGCGGTCATCCCTCCGGAGGAGCGCGACGCGCTCGCGCGCCTCACGCCCCTGCAGGGCGCGCGGGCCTCGGTCGCGCCGGGCCGGCCGTGCGCGCCCACCCCCGTCGCCCTGGTCGAGCAGATCGTGAGCGGCAGCGAGGACGCCGAGCGGGCGCGCGCCTTCGCCCGCGGGCTCGGCGAGATCATCTGCGCGGTCGCCGACAACTTCCCCGACAACATCTTCTGGGATCTCGACTACCTGGCCTGCTGCCTGTGGCAGGCCGGGAGCGCGCCCGCGATCGGCGACTTCGCCCGCCGCGTGGTGTCGCTCTGCCTGGGCTTCGGCAACAAGTCGAAGCTGCGCTTCCGCTACGCGCACGACTTCCTCTACGGCTACGACTGGGCTCGCTGGGTGATGCGCAAGCCGGACGAGCGCGCGGGCATCGGGCCCTTCGACGTCTCGTTCTTCGATTACCTCGACGGCCGGCAGAGGACGCTCATCGAGCTCGTGGCCAGCAACGATCGCAAGTACTCCCAGCTGAACGGCCGGGAGTACCGCAACCCCTTCTCGTTCATCCGCGAGCCGCCCGAGGAGTCGCAGCTCCACTGCCTGCTCGCCCAGGTCGACCTGATCCCGCTCAAGGCCTGGCGCCTCGACGGCGAGCGCCGCTGGGACCTCCCCTTCACCGATCTGCGCGCCAAGCTGGCCGATCGCCTCGGCCTGTCGCGGGGCGAGGGGCGATGA